One part of the Rutidosis leptorrhynchoides isolate AG116_Rl617_1_P2 chromosome 1, CSIRO_AGI_Rlap_v1, whole genome shotgun sequence genome encodes these proteins:
- the LOC139859680 gene encoding uncharacterized protein — protein sequence MMDHVIGGKFKLGRKIGSGSFGELFLGVNLKSGEEVAVKLESAKTKHPQLHYESKLYMLLQGGTGIPHLKWYGVEGEYNCMVIDLLGPSLEDLFNYCNRKLTLKTVLMLADQLINRVEYMHSRGFLHRDIKPDNFLMGLGRKANQVYIIDYGLAKKYRDLQTHKHIPYRENKNLTGTARYASVNTHLGVEQSRRDDLESLGYVLMYFLRGSLPWQGLKAGTKKQKYDKISEKKMLTPIEVLCKSYPSEFTSYFHYCRSLRFDDKPDYSYLKRLFRDLFIREGYQFDYVFDWTILKYPQTGSSSRGRTAAKTPLNLGPSVDRAERTPVKQEVRERSSDPLSKFNRLNGSGSRMHSDNSNQLAKFDRLNVSGSRLHTGKSDSLTKSNRLNVSGSGLNSDKSDPLVKFNRLNNHSSSRLNSDKSDPLAKLNKLNVSGSGLNSDKSDPLAKFNRLNASGSGLHSDKSRLRSSEQVTPCKDAHGDSDRDRTSRTGSSSKRAVLSSSRPSSSGEPTDSRSKRLGSGSGRISTTQRLHSQPGFESKSSSFSRPITSRSGRDDTLRSFELLTIGSGKRK from the exons GAATCTGCCAAGACCAAGCACCCACAACTTCACTATGAGTCCAAATTGTACATGCTTCTGCAAGGAGGAA CTGGTATTCCCCACTTGAAGTGGTATGGTGTTGAAGGGGAATACAATTGTATGGTCATAGACCTTCTTGGACCGAGTTTGGAGGACTTATTTAACTATTGTAATCGGAAGTTGACTCTGAAAACAGTTTTAATGCTTGCAGATCAATTA ATAAACAGAGTTGAATATATGCATTCAAGAGGTTTTCTTCACCGTGATATAAAGCCAGACAACTTTTTGATGGGTCTTGGAAGGAAGGCAAATCAG GTTTACATTATTGACTATGGTCTTGCAAAGAAGTATAGGGATCTCCAAACTCACAAGCATATACCATATAG GGAAAACAAAAATCTCACAGGCACAGCACGATATGCCAGTGTTAACACACACCTTGGAGTTG AGCAAAGCAGGAGGGATGATTTAGAATCACTTGGTTATGTACTTATGTATTTCTTAAGAGGAAG CCTTCCGTGGCAGGGATTAAAAGCTGGCACCAAGAAGCAAAAATATGACAAAATTAGTGAAAAAAAGATGCTTACTCCTATCGAG GTTCTTTGCAAATCTTATCCTTCTGAATTCACATCATATTTCCATTATTGTCGATCATTGCGATTTGATGACAAACCTGATTATTCATACTTGAAAAGGCTTTTCCGTGATCTCTTTATTAGAGAAG GGTATCAATTTGATTATGTTTTTGACTGGACTATATTAAAGTATCCCCAAACTGGATCCAGTTCTAGAGGAAGG ACGGCTGCAAAAACTCCTTTGAACCTTGGACCATCAGTGGATAGAGCAGAAAGGACCCCAG TGAAACAAGAGGTTCGAGAAAGAAGCTCAGATCCATTATCAAAATTCAATAGACTAAACGGGTCTGGTAGCAGGATGCACAGTGATAATTCGAATCAATTAGCGAAATTTGATAGACTAAATGTTTCTGGTAGCAGGTTGCACACTGGTAAATCAGATTCATTAACGAAATCCAATAGACTAAACGTCTCCGGAAGCGGGTTGAACAGTGATAAATCTGACCCATTAGTAAAATTCAATAGACTAAACAACCATTCTAGTAGCAGGTTAAACAGTGATAAATCAGACCCATTAGCCAAATTGAATAAACTAAATGTTTCTGGTAGCGGGTTGAACAGTGATAAGTCAGATCCATTAGCCAAGTTTAATCGACTAAACGCTTCTGGTAGTGGGTTGCACAGCGATAAATCAAGACTTAGATCTTCAGAGCAAGTTACGCCGTGCAAAGATGCG CATGGTGACTCAGATAGAGATCGCACTTCAAGAACCGGTAGTAGTTCAAAAAGAGCAGTTTTGTCGAGTAGCAGGCCGAGCTCATCTGGGGAGCCAACTGATAGCCGATCAAAGCGTTTAGGTTCAGGCAGTGGTCGCATATCAACTACACAAAGGCTTCACTCTCAACCTGGATTTGAGTCCAAATCGTCATCTTTTTCACGTCCCATCACTTCAAGAAGTGGTCGCGATGATACTCTTCGAAGCTTTGAGTTGCTAACCATTGGTTCAGGGAAGAGGAAataa